From the Lolium rigidum isolate FL_2022 chromosome 2, APGP_CSIRO_Lrig_0.1, whole genome shotgun sequence genome, one window contains:
- the LOC124691643 gene encoding choline/ethanolaminephosphotransferase 1-like → MGYVGSHGVATLRRYKYSGVDHSIVAKYILQPFWSRFVHIFPLWFPPNMITLTGFMFLLTSAFLGFLYSPHLDTAPPRWVHLAHGILLFLYQTFDAVDGKQARRTNSSSPLGELFDHGCDALACAFESLAFGSTAMCGKATFWFWVISAVPFYFATWEHYFTNTLVLPIVNGPTEGLMLIYVCHIFTFFTGAEWWAQDFRKSAPLLNWVPLVPEIPLYVIVLFLMIAFAVIPTVGSNTQNVYKVVAARKGSMLLALAMLFPFGLLMAGALVWSYVSPSDIMRTQPHLLIIGTGFAFGFLVGRMILAHLCDEPKGLKTGMCMSLAYFPFAIVNALTARLDDGNPLVDEQLVLLMYCLYTVALYMHFATSVIHEITNALGIHCFRITRKKA, encoded by the exons ATGGGCTACGTCGGGAGCCACGGCGTGGCGACGCTGCGCCGGTACAAGTACAGCGGCGTCGACCACTCCATCGTCGCCAAGTACATCCTCCAGCCCTTCTGGTCGCGATTCGTCCACATCTTCCCGCTATGGTTCCC ACCAAAcatg ATTACGCTGACTGGTTTCATGTTTCTACTGACATCGGCCTTCCTTGGCTTT CTGTATTCACCTCATCTTGATACAGCACCCCCTAGATGGGTTCATCTTGCGCATGGAATCCTTCTTTTCCTTTACCAG ACTTTTGATGCTGTGGATGGTAAACAAGCAAGGCGAACAAACTCATCAAGTCCTTTAGGCGAACTTTTTGATCATG GATGCGATGCGCTTGCATGTGCT TTTGAGTCCCTGGCTTTTGGAAGCACAGCAATGTGTGGAAAAGCTACCTTCTGGTTTTGGGTGATTTCGGCCGTCCCCTTCTACTTCGCAACCTGGGAACA CTATTTTACAAACACACTTGTTCTTCCCATAGTCAATGGGCCAACTGAAGGCCTTATGTTGATCTACGTGTGTCATATTTTCACCTTTTTCACAG GAGCTGAATGGTGGGCACAAGATTTCCGGAAATCAGCCCCCCTCCTAAATTGGGTGCCTCTTGTTCCTG AAATCCCACTATATGTCATCGTGCTGTTCCTAATGATTGCTTTTGCTGTAATCCCGACGGTGGGATCAAA TACTCAAAATGTTTACAAAGTTGTCGCAGCAAGAAAAGGAAGCATGCTACTGGCACTAGCAATG CTCTTTCCTTTTGGTTTGCTCATGGCTGGAGCTCTCGTATG GTCCTATGTGTCTCCTTCAGATATCATGAGAACTCAACCACATCTGCTAATTATTGGAACTGGTTTCGCGTTTGGCTTTCTTGTG GGGAGAATGATTCTGGCTCACTTGTGTGATGAACCCAAAGGTCTTAAGACAGGAATGTGCATG TCCCTAGCATACTTCCCGTTTGCAATTGTAAATGCGCTGACTGCCCGACTTGATGACGG AAACCCCCTTGTTGATGAGCAGCTCGTTCTCCTGATGTACTGCCTATATACAG TGGCACTGTACATGCATTTTGCTACATCTGTTATTCATGAGATCACCAACGCACTTGGGATTCATTGCTTCAG AATCACCAGGAAAAAGGCATAG